One Cohnella candidum genomic region harbors:
- a CDS encoding LacI family DNA-binding transcriptional regulator has product MATIKDVAKLAGVAVSTASIALNGDNKVSPSTRRKVVEAARQLNYQKNGFAMDLKRSQTKTIALILSDLSGPYYSELIRSVQEVTLSKGYDLIACSSVGGRDSTAVKFLREKRVDGAIILAHNITDEDILDAAREGFPIVVLDRVLQGEFIIQVLVDGVQGGYEAADYLIRDGHRSIAYISGPPTSYDNRQRYCGFRKALEEHGIPEMPKWNLSGGFQQEGGYQATKMLIMQGDLPTAVFYANDEMALGGLKAFAEAGIRVPDDVSVIGYDDIQLAEYTQPALTTIRQPKYEAGALSAHLLFQCVERHAVDNKDYKLSVELVERGSCRKVD; this is encoded by the coding sequence ATGGCTACGATCAAAGATGTTGCGAAGCTGGCCGGGGTCGCCGTGTCGACCGCATCCATCGCTTTGAACGGCGACAACAAGGTAAGTCCTTCGACTCGCCGGAAAGTCGTCGAGGCCGCGCGTCAGCTGAATTATCAGAAGAACGGCTTCGCCATGGATCTGAAACGAAGCCAGACGAAGACGATCGCGCTTATCCTCAGCGATCTGTCGGGTCCGTATTACTCGGAGCTGATCCGGAGCGTGCAGGAGGTGACCCTGTCCAAAGGTTACGATCTGATCGCCTGCAGCTCGGTAGGCGGACGCGATTCGACCGCGGTGAAGTTTTTGCGGGAGAAGCGCGTGGACGGAGCCATCATTCTCGCGCACAACATTACCGACGAGGATATCTTGGACGCGGCGCGGGAAGGGTTTCCCATCGTCGTGCTCGACAGGGTGCTCCAAGGGGAGTTCATCATCCAGGTGCTCGTCGACGGCGTGCAGGGCGGGTATGAGGCAGCGGATTATTTAATCCGCGACGGTCACCGCAGCATCGCGTATATCAGCGGTCCGCCGACGTCCTACGATAACCGGCAGCGTTACTGCGGTTTTCGCAAAGCCTTGGAGGAACACGGAATCCCGGAAATGCCGAAGTGGAATTTGTCAGGGGGCTTTCAGCAGGAAGGCGGCTACCAGGCTACCAAAATGCTGATCATGCAAGGGGATTTGCCGACGGCTGTGTTTTACGCCAACGACGAGATGGCATTGGGCGGTTTGAAAGCGTTCGCAGAAGCGGGAATCCGCGTGCCGGACGACGTGTCGGTCATCGGATATGACGATATCCAACTGGCGGAATACACGCAGCCGGCCCTGACGACGATCAGGCAGCCCAAGTACGAGGCGGGCGCGTTGTCCGCGCACCTGCTGTTCCAATGCGTGGAACGGCACGCCGTCGACAACAAAGATTACAAGCTTTCGGTGGAACTCGTGGAACGCGGGTCCTGCCGCAAGGTCGACTAA
- a CDS encoding helix-turn-helix domain-containing protein — MEDDILRLVGRRIRDLRKEREMSQELLGEKGGFHYSYIGQIERGEKNISLINLAKIAAALDVSISQLFTYVDEEDKRTDSETDLQEIVSTLRIKKPNEVLMIRNVVREIFGEYSGDNKKGQ; from the coding sequence ATGGAAGATGATATTCTCAGACTGGTTGGCCGAAGAATTCGTGATTTACGTAAAGAGAGGGAGATGTCGCAGGAACTCCTTGGGGAGAAGGGCGGCTTTCATTACTCTTATATCGGTCAAATCGAGCGGGGCGAGAAAAACATTTCTCTCATTAACCTCGCGAAGATTGCAGCAGCATTGGATGTCAGCATTTCTCAATTGTTCACCTACGTAGATGAAGAAGATAAACGAACCGATTCCGAGACTGACCTCCAAGAGATCGTGTCTACTCTGAGGATCAAAAAACCAAACGAAGTACTAATGATCAGAAATGTCGTACGAGAGATTTTCGGGGAATACTCAGGCGACAATAAAAAGGGACAATAA
- a CDS encoding NUDIX domain-containing protein — MSRKDYYHDANAPVPNSIVPAASAVIFDDKGRVLLHKRTDNLLWSLPGGGMDPGENIENTIKREVFEETGFNVEVKRVVGIYTDPNHIIEYSDGEVRQQFSICFECLIVNGKMTLSSESHELCFFKLEEINTIPIHPAQLIRIKDACANSEKTFIR; from the coding sequence ATGTCGAGAAAAGACTATTATCATGATGCAAACGCACCAGTACCAAATTCTATTGTTCCCGCTGCTTCGGCTGTAATTTTCGATGACAAGGGAAGGGTTTTACTCCATAAGCGTACTGATAATTTGCTCTGGTCACTCCCAGGGGGAGGAATGGATCCGGGTGAGAACATCGAAAATACAATTAAACGTGAGGTTTTTGAAGAAACGGGTTTTAATGTTGAGGTAAAACGAGTCGTCGGGATATACACTGATCCAAACCACATAATTGAATACTCAGATGGAGAAGTCCGACAGCAATTTTCAATATGTTTCGAATGTTTGATTGTAAATGGGAAAATGACTCTTAGCTCTGAGTCACATGAATTATGTTTTTTTAAACTAGAAGAAATAAATACTATTCCAATTCACCCAGCACAACTTATAAGAATAAAAGATGCATGTGCTAATTCCGAAAAAACCTTTATTAGATGA
- a CDS encoding extracellular solute-binding protein — MKKTWSLALTFVFALSLILTACGGKNNNDGASKDSASPSASAAPSESASPSASASSAPLKGEVKVMVPGGGNYLAYVQDTIAKQYMEKNPGVTVKVEQEPEGGQLTARIAAHDLPDVYVGVFGYQPAKFAKEKLIVDLKDMPGAPELFDRIAPQFVHEDFGGRYYVPWNATTQLMIYNKDLFREAGLDPEKPPVTFDQYLEAAKKISALPKRADGSKVYGDYFWNEALTWGGWYWTMKTQIYYNFNDAKYGLFNKMGTDIVFDKPEANMVEFLKFMKQAQSYAPMSSKDNDFFKRDKGMWLQFGYGWMANLKQAKDKPMEIGKDVGLAPIPVRKEGDTHWSTLDGRSLMIFKSNPEREELAFDFIKFMMDDKVNLESLKALAQLPTLKSLTGDPFFQTPDVKPFVDQLANVIPNETVPELDDVSNILLGEYTRAVLKGEISPEDAVKNAAEAARQKLKG; from the coding sequence GTGAAAAAAACATGGAGTCTGGCTTTGACGTTCGTATTCGCTTTGTCGCTTATCCTGACCGCCTGCGGAGGCAAGAACAACAATGACGGGGCAAGCAAGGATTCGGCGTCTCCTTCCGCGTCGGCAGCGCCGAGCGAAAGCGCAAGCCCAAGCGCAAGCGCAAGCAGCGCGCCGCTGAAAGGCGAAGTGAAAGTCATGGTTCCCGGCGGCGGCAACTACCTGGCTTACGTACAGGACACCATCGCCAAGCAATACATGGAGAAGAACCCCGGCGTCACGGTTAAGGTCGAGCAGGAGCCGGAAGGCGGCCAACTGACCGCGCGGATCGCCGCACACGACCTGCCGGACGTGTACGTCGGCGTATTCGGCTACCAGCCCGCGAAGTTCGCCAAGGAGAAATTGATCGTCGACCTGAAAGACATGCCGGGAGCGCCGGAACTGTTCGACCGCATCGCGCCTCAGTTCGTGCATGAAGATTTCGGCGGCCGCTACTATGTGCCGTGGAACGCGACGACCCAGCTCATGATCTATAACAAAGACCTGTTCCGCGAAGCAGGCCTGGACCCGGAGAAGCCGCCGGTCACGTTCGACCAATACCTGGAAGCCGCCAAGAAAATCAGCGCGCTGCCTAAGCGCGCGGACGGCTCCAAAGTATACGGCGACTATTTCTGGAACGAGGCGCTCACTTGGGGCGGCTGGTACTGGACGATGAAAACCCAGATCTACTACAACTTCAACGACGCCAAGTACGGCCTGTTCAACAAGATGGGCACGGACATCGTGTTCGACAAACCGGAAGCCAACATGGTCGAATTCTTGAAGTTCATGAAACAAGCCCAATCCTACGCGCCGATGAGCTCCAAAGACAACGACTTCTTCAAGCGCGACAAGGGCATGTGGCTGCAATTCGGCTACGGCTGGATGGCGAACCTCAAGCAAGCCAAAGACAAGCCGATGGAAATCGGCAAAGACGTAGGTCTCGCTCCGATTCCGGTACGCAAGGAAGGCGACACGCACTGGTCTACGCTGGACGGACGCTCGCTGATGATCTTCAAGAGCAACCCGGAACGCGAAGAGCTGGCATTCGACTTCATCAAGTTCATGATGGACGACAAGGTTAACCTGGAATCCCTCAAGGCACTTGCCCAGCTGCCGACGCTGAAATCGCTGACAGGCGATCCGTTCTTCCAAACGCCTGACGTGAAGCCGTTCGTCGACCAGCTTGCGAACGTCATTCCGAACGAAACGGTGCCGGAACTCGACGACGTCAGCAATATTCTACTCGGCGAATACACGCGCGCGGTCCTCAAGGGCGAAATCAGCCCGGAAGACGCCGTCAAGAACGCGGCCGAGGCAGCCCGCCAGAAACTGAAAGGCTGA
- a CDS encoding type I restriction endonuclease, with amino-acid sequence MDNFIDQVKSLSRRVQKMKENILTEEATKTSVIMPFFQLLGYDIFNPEEFIPEFVADVGIKKGEKVDYAILQNAQPVILIEAKSIQEELTKHDSQLFRYFGTTSAKFAILTNGIIYRFYTDLEEQNKMDTSPFFEFSLFDIKEHQLVELHKFQKDKFNIESINSAAAELKYTNQIKRFLKQQWDAPTDEFITFILSDIYPGKKTKQVIEKFNSIVKKSLKEFVNDLLNDKLQSALANTNNESTFINEVAATSEIATAQEQPDVVTTQEEIEGYITVKVLLKDIISPDRIHYRDNLSYFNILIDNSIRKWICRLHLNSTNWALTFNDEATTTVKISSVSDIIGHKEKIIEVAKKFQ; translated from the coding sequence ATGGATAACTTTATTGATCAAGTAAAGTCTTTATCTCGCCGAGTCCAAAAAATGAAGGAAAACATTCTAACAGAGGAAGCAACCAAAACCTCCGTTATAATGCCTTTTTTCCAACTCTTAGGTTACGATATATTTAATCCTGAAGAATTCATTCCTGAGTTCGTCGCAGATGTCGGTATCAAAAAGGGAGAAAAAGTGGATTATGCAATTCTTCAAAATGCACAGCCCGTTATTCTAATTGAGGCGAAATCCATACAAGAGGAACTAACTAAACACGACTCCCAGCTATTCCGTTATTTCGGTACTACTAGCGCAAAATTCGCTATACTAACTAACGGAATTATCTATCGATTTTATACCGACTTAGAAGAACAGAATAAAATGGACACATCCCCATTTTTTGAATTCAGTCTTTTTGATATCAAAGAGCATCAGCTTGTGGAATTACATAAGTTCCAAAAAGATAAATTCAATATTGAAAGCATTAACTCAGCTGCTGCCGAACTTAAGTATACAAATCAAATCAAACGGTTTTTGAAACAACAATGGGATGCACCAACGGACGAATTCATAACCTTCATACTTTCAGATATATATCCCGGAAAGAAAACAAAACAGGTTATTGAGAAGTTCAACAGTATTGTAAAAAAGTCATTAAAAGAATTCGTGAATGATCTTCTTAATGACAAATTACAATCCGCATTAGCGAATACTAATAATGAATCAACATTTATTAATGAAGTGGCTGCGACATCAGAAATAGCCACAGCCCAAGAGCAACCGGATGTTGTGACTACTCAGGAAGAAATTGAAGGATACATAACAGTAAAAGTCCTATTGAAAGACATAATTTCACCAGATCGAATCCACTATCGAGATAATCTTAGTTACTTTAACATTTTAATTGACAACAGTATCCGCAAGTGGATTTGCCGACTACATTTAAATTCAACAAATTGGGCTTTGACTTTTAATGATGAAGCTACAACCACAGTAAAGATCTCGTCCGTATCCGATATTATTGGGCATAAAGAAAAAATTATTGAAGTCGCCAAAAAGTTTCAGTAG
- a CDS encoding LytTR family transcriptional regulator DNA-binding domain-containing protein translates to MTLLLIDSKGKLRLMNVQDILYLQTSGFGGLDFYAFDERFKPLTSLQNWFTLLQNEGFMQLDRGTIVNVKKISSYDPNLRVVVVPTHEGNILIPFTENIQRELVSRLYSLIE, encoded by the coding sequence ATGACTCTTTTGCTGATCGATTCGAAGGGGAAGCTTCGCTTAATGAATGTGCAGGATATTTTATACTTGCAAACGAGTGGTTTTGGAGGATTGGATTTTTACGCCTTTGACGAGAGGTTCAAACCGTTAACCTCATTGCAGAACTGGTTCACATTGTTGCAGAACGAAGGATTTATGCAGCTGGATCGGGGAACGATCGTGAACGTGAAAAAGATAAGCTCATACGACCCGAATTTGCGAGTTGTTGTCGTTCCTACTCACGAAGGAAATATCTTAATTCCTTTCACGGAGAACATCCAAAGAGAATTGGTATCGAGGCTTTACTCTTTGATCGAATGA
- a CDS encoding AAA domain-containing protein has product MDENNYLILVKEEDKTAEIHAYEVRESAVWITYHRSSKEYPCSFKDFRVYQSPNISDIIEGMMVYHLDIPMGDVVQIYYFGPKVRIKFNKRKSRIYDTETIRVEKSALENSVSVKILKYWTSISQHTHITEDEMDKDAFLKKQFDKLTFVSPNSALSCFLNRQPIWITSPTIRDTIFPFKFNLSQRDALDHALRSQISIIEGPPGTGKTQTILNILANLVVMQNKKVAVVSGNNAAVQNVKDKLETEGYHFLVAALGSNQNKERFFANRPLPEVSNWKSDSTEEKLLKRITEINGDIQHLMEVEKERARLQQKLSSYRLEQEHFEVYFVKQEIEQIRRLSFYRQTPDKILNFLVDNHIASERNRTNSILHKLKLLIRYGIKDFNRLKNKEIDLLLNFQRKYYQLKIEQLTEQIEGLKKKLDQGSFEMLIKMHQQYSEQLFRHKLYEKYNGREQIQTNEKNYKKNFAEFIDQYPIIISTTHSLRNCIPENFLFDYVIIDEASQVDLLTGALALSCCKQVIIVGDTKQLPQIVKQTIEERLGEEKENIDAVYDYFRQNLLSSMLELFGEELPKVMLKEHYRCHPKIIEFCNQKYYNGQLIAFTEEKDGDVPLLIYRTVKGNHMREVTHGRKGKFNQRELDVIQQEVLIDLNNAIRNNSDIGFTTPYRKQVEKATDQLAKDIESDTIHKYQGREKPIMILSTVLDKSRSGKMGLTFVNDPCMINVAVSRAQQKFILVTDNGLFRDFGSEIRDLIRYMEYSTLDENVIESEIVSVFDLLYKEYSEKLISFKSLLLGPTKYASENITWTLLNRILQDTSYIGLECNIQIMVRNLLKDIEKLNDEERQYINNGASVDFVLFQKFDKSPVMVIEVDGFAYHENNPKQLKRDQLKDNILEKYRIPILRIPTTESGEEQKIRKKLNEVLKL; this is encoded by the coding sequence ATGGATGAGAACAACTATTTAATTCTTGTAAAAGAAGAAGACAAAACAGCGGAAATTCATGCTTATGAAGTACGTGAGTCAGCTGTATGGATCACTTATCATCGTTCATCAAAAGAGTATCCGTGTTCTTTTAAGGATTTTAGAGTGTATCAATCCCCCAATATATCTGACATTATTGAGGGCATGATGGTGTATCACCTTGATATTCCTATGGGTGATGTAGTTCAAATTTATTATTTTGGCCCTAAAGTTCGTATTAAATTTAACAAACGTAAAAGTAGAATATACGATACAGAAACGATTCGGGTGGAGAAAAGTGCTCTAGAGAATTCAGTGTCTGTAAAAATTCTGAAATACTGGACCTCTATTTCTCAGCATACTCACATCACGGAAGACGAGATGGACAAAGACGCATTTTTAAAAAAACAATTTGATAAGCTTACATTCGTAAGTCCAAACAGCGCATTGAGCTGTTTTCTTAATCGACAACCTATATGGATAACGTCGCCCACTATACGCGACACAATATTTCCGTTCAAATTTAACTTGAGCCAGAGGGATGCACTTGACCATGCATTGAGGAGCCAAATTTCAATTATTGAGGGGCCTCCCGGAACGGGGAAAACGCAAACGATTCTGAATATCCTTGCTAATCTTGTGGTTATGCAAAACAAGAAAGTAGCTGTTGTATCCGGCAATAATGCCGCTGTACAAAATGTGAAGGATAAACTGGAGACTGAAGGTTATCATTTCCTTGTAGCGGCGCTAGGAAGTAACCAAAATAAGGAGCGGTTCTTTGCTAATCGTCCCCTTCCCGAAGTCTCGAACTGGAAGAGTGATTCCACGGAGGAGAAACTGCTGAAACGAATCACTGAGATAAATGGTGATATTCAGCACTTAATGGAAGTAGAGAAAGAGAGGGCCAGATTGCAACAAAAGTTGTCTTCGTATCGACTCGAGCAAGAACATTTTGAGGTTTATTTTGTAAAACAAGAAATTGAGCAAATCCGGAGACTCTCGTTTTACCGTCAAACACCTGATAAAATCTTAAACTTCCTCGTTGACAACCATATTGCATCTGAACGAAACAGGACAAACAGCATCTTACATAAGCTCAAGCTCCTTATTCGATATGGAATTAAAGATTTTAACCGGTTAAAGAATAAAGAAATAGACTTGCTTTTAAACTTTCAGCGAAAGTATTACCAGTTGAAGATCGAGCAGCTAACAGAGCAGATTGAAGGCTTAAAGAAGAAGTTGGATCAAGGGTCATTCGAAATGCTCATTAAAATGCATCAGCAATATTCAGAGCAGTTGTTCCGTCATAAACTATATGAGAAGTACAATGGCCGTGAACAAATTCAAACTAACGAAAAAAATTACAAGAAAAATTTTGCAGAGTTTATCGATCAATATCCGATAATCATTAGCACGACACATTCACTTCGTAATTGTATACCTGAGAACTTTTTGTTCGACTATGTCATTATTGATGAGGCATCCCAAGTAGATCTTCTAACAGGCGCCCTCGCACTTTCTTGTTGTAAGCAAGTAATTATTGTTGGGGACACAAAGCAATTACCTCAAATCGTAAAACAAACCATTGAGGAACGCTTAGGTGAAGAGAAGGAAAATATCGATGCTGTTTACGATTATTTTCGTCAAAATCTATTATCTTCAATGCTCGAATTATTTGGTGAGGAATTGCCTAAGGTTATGTTAAAAGAGCACTACAGATGCCATCCCAAGATCATTGAGTTCTGTAATCAAAAATATTATAACGGACAACTAATTGCTTTTACGGAGGAGAAAGATGGAGACGTTCCACTTTTAATCTATCGGACGGTTAAGGGCAACCATATGAGAGAAGTGACTCATGGGCGTAAAGGAAAGTTTAATCAGCGGGAGCTTGATGTAATTCAACAGGAAGTGCTAATAGATTTGAATAATGCTATTAGAAATAATTCCGACATTGGATTCACTACGCCTTATCGGAAGCAGGTGGAAAAGGCTACCGACCAACTTGCAAAGGACATTGAGAGTGATACGATTCATAAATATCAGGGTCGGGAAAAGCCAATCATGATACTTTCGACAGTCTTGGATAAATCTCGTTCTGGTAAAATGGGGCTTACATTTGTTAACGACCCTTGCATGATCAATGTTGCCGTTTCCAGAGCCCAGCAGAAGTTTATCTTAGTAACGGATAATGGATTATTCCGTGATTTCGGCAGTGAGATTCGAGATTTGATTAGATACATGGAATATAGCACTTTGGATGAAAATGTTATCGAAAGTGAGATAGTATCAGTATTTGATCTGCTATATAAGGAGTACTCGGAAAAACTGATATCTTTCAAAAGTTTACTCCTGGGGCCAACGAAGTATGCGTCTGAGAATATCACGTGGACTTTATTGAACCGTATTTTGCAAGATACGTCATATATCGGACTTGAATGTAATATTCAGATTATGGTTCGAAATTTATTGAAAGACATAGAGAAACTAAACGATGAGGAGAGGCAATACATAAATAACGGCGCTTCGGTTGACTTCGTTCTTTTTCAAAAGTTTGATAAAAGTCCAGTAATGGTTATTGAAGTGGACGGCTTTGCTTATCACGAGAATAACCCTAAGCAGCTAAAAAGAGATCAATTAAAGGACAATATACTCGAGAAATATAGGATTCCAATATTAAGAATACCTACGACAGAAAGTGGCGAGGAGCAAAAAATAAGGAAGAAGCTAAATGAAGTATTGAAGCTCTGA